The proteins below come from a single Anaerobranca californiensis DSM 14826 genomic window:
- a CDS encoding GH36-type glycosyl hydrolase domain-containing protein translates to MSLAKKEIELQTIESLKDVLLTGEELRNHAKEIAKQHKIYSEPKPIRPLINKLDQTFSEIVKVYKELSIEAQNKKSMSPASEWLLDNFYKVEEQVKDVRLNLLKDRFLKLYTIKSGVFKGYPRVYAILLDYISHTDGKIEEESLMEFIEGYQTQRVLSIGEIWSISLMARIALIKNINIICRDIYLNQRWWRKAEELAKEEPDKIINYLQEKMEFSDSISPAFVEHLLKQLRRMDTETGDVISFLEKKLKEFNTSIQQLLLEEHREQAARKISIGNSIISLNTISTIDWNDIFESLNVVEKTLRDDPLGIYDKMDFESRDYYRIEIERLSNKLNRSETKIAQVAVDLAQRKWDEGHRDKYAHVGFYIIDEGVKELSTVLKAKGFKKFSNPLGVYITPIISLTLGLSLIFFLIANYYWNNFNLSLLFSLVLLIPVSDVAVHLINYILLKIYHPRILPRLEFKSGIGKENATFIIVPTLFPNIDRVKELVRQLEIHYQGNKDPHFYFALLADLKDSKEQNCENDQGIINYAVEEINKLNEKYGEERFFVYIRKRVYSPNEGKWMGWERKRGAIEEFNNLLLGKNNTTFNVITGIPKDEIKYIITLDADTQLPISTGKKLVGIIAHPLNKAIIGENNIVKEGYGIIQPRIGISVESSNKTFFAKVYGGQGGIDPYTTASSDIYQDLFSHGIFTGKGIYDLKVFAEILHKNIPENSVLSHDLLEGCYLRTGLATDVELIDGYPTKFSSYIMRLHRWVRGDWQLIPWLFSKVRDREKKLVKNPLFSLSKWKIFDNLRRSLVPVKLLIFFIMTFLLVDKGQGLLISIGLFIAIFPALLNTVEYFRVGHNQRGYDGKTNVRKFYGVSALWYQVIFNFCFLPYQGYMLLDAIIRTLFRVCFTQKNMLEWVTAADQERSLQNDLKSYFIRMKSGLIITLITLVGVLLLIPQNMIYLLPIIFLWSISPYIAYKISQDILVEESKASLTEEDIELLRELARKTWSYYEDFSNETNNYLPPDNYQVYPPKGLANRTSPTNIGCMLLGVIIAKDFGYLTVKETLQRLGNTLKTVGKLETWHGHLYNWYDTNTLEVLKPAYVSTVDSGNFISNLIVLKEALEEFADEEIFCYNKLLGLRDTALLAEVFDDTKMLFTLGDTDIRTKGLGIDKYKEVLEGLKGTTEQGYWQRKYNKMLQDFREEVEELYLKCQGNEFAQFPEIETFVKELNYSNTINKLKGIYKKLLQKLKDEELVSKKLMELKEKLKEKLDKIAILEGKINELLSIIDTIIEGTEFVHLYDPKRNLFSIGYNVDDERLTNSYYDLLASEARTTSYLAISKGEIPKKHWFKLGRGLSIVDGSRSLVSWTGTMFEYFMPNLLLKNYKDTLLDETYKGVILAQKKYANKRNVPWGVSESGYYTFDLALNYQYKAFGIPELGLKRGLSNDTVISPYACILAISFDPKGVIENIKKLQKEGLGGQYGLYEAVDYTPARSLIHGKDKKIVKSFMAHHQGMILMALDNFLYGNILQKRFHKNPMIKAGETLLQEKIPVRAVITKELKDVEDYLPTYVTKGEELIREYDSITPYLPSCHIITNGRYSVMLNERGGGYSKCLDNNITRWREDSLLGKYGTYVIFKKDDKLWSAAYEPLRDEGDSYKVKFYNDKALYYRHDDNITTKMEVTVSSEDNVEIRKITLSNHNVTDATIEVTSFMELVLGNHLADLAHPAFSNLFLRTEMIPEYECLVASRRPREEHKGEVWGFHTIVLNGQCIGGLQYETMRGNFIGRGKDIKNAIAYHNPLTDSTGIVLDPCFSLRKKVYVPSGGSVQVIFITGIGESKGEVLDLAKKYRDFNTITRSFDLAYTRSQVEMSFMDIKKEELKIYQDMISSLIYLSPVKERYGKIIKENNKNQTALWSYGISGDLPIVLLVVKNPEEASIFQSLLKAHEYWTSKGLKVDLVVLNEEENSYLQPLQQMLNDMVSASHGRHLLDTPGGVFIRKAKQMAKEDITLLYSVARIIIHGDKGSLSRQIEFTYTSPELKELEFSSKNISYLSIDEPLQTQFYNGYGGFSADGLEYIIRLKEEKQTPAPWINVIANKKFGFLVSESGSGFIWAENSRENKITPWSNDPVSDPSEEVIYIRDDQTGKIFTPTPLPVREKESYTIRHGIGYTTFSHNSNGINQELTVFVSEKDPVKISLLKLRNLSGEKRKLTITYYLKPVLGVSEQTTKNYIITEFCEKTQSMVVKNPYNIDFSNGVAFITSSEKIESYTGDRREFIGLTGDMSNPLALKYQSLSNKVGAALEPCVALQTTIELRALSETELTFIIGYDVNGQYQDLATKYKSIAQCKNTLKGVTRFWQGLIRKIQIQTPDKSMDLMLNGWLVYQTLSCRIWARSAFYQSGGAYGFRDQLQDAMNLVYNLPTITREQILLHCAHQFVEGDVQHWWHPGAGDKGIRTRFSDDLLWLPLVTADYVKRTGDFEILKEEVHFLEDEPLGREDERYGIPRISMEKASVYEHCIRAIERSLKFGERGIPLMGSGDWNDGMSTVGNKGKGESVWLGWFLYKILQDFKEITEYMGEGERGVRYEKIAEKIVQNIEKNGWDGQWYLRAFYDNGKPLGSSQNTECIIDSLGQTWSVISGGGKNPERIQMAMDSVERYLIKRDQGLIQLFTPPFDKSDQQPGYIKGYVPGVRENGGQYTHAAIWVILAYALKGDGDKAWELFNLVNPINHSRTPIEASTYKVEPYVIAADVYAVAPHIGRGGWTWYTGAAGWMYRVGLEHIIGFKLSGNKLTIDPCIPKDWQQYTIEYKYGETSYKITVKNPDKYNKGVKEVFLDGNLTNFPITLVDDGLEHSIDLVMGKVE, encoded by the coding sequence ATGAGTCTAGCAAAAAAGGAAATCGAGTTACAGACTATCGAATCATTAAAAGATGTACTATTGACAGGAGAGGAATTGAGAAATCACGCTAAAGAAATAGCTAAACAACATAAAATTTACTCAGAACCTAAACCCATTAGACCCTTAATTAATAAACTAGATCAAACCTTTAGTGAAATAGTTAAGGTATACAAAGAACTAAGTATAGAAGCTCAAAACAAAAAATCTATGAGTCCTGCTTCAGAGTGGTTGCTTGATAATTTTTATAAAGTTGAAGAACAAGTTAAAGATGTTAGATTAAATTTGTTAAAAGATAGATTTTTAAAACTATATACCATAAAAAGTGGGGTATTTAAAGGTTATCCAAGGGTCTACGCCATTTTATTAGACTATATCTCCCATACTGATGGGAAAATTGAAGAAGAAAGTTTAATGGAGTTTATTGAAGGTTATCAAACCCAAAGGGTACTATCTATAGGGGAAATTTGGTCAATTTCTTTAATGGCTAGAATTGCATTAATTAAAAATATAAATATCATCTGCCGTGATATTTATTTGAATCAGAGATGGTGGAGAAAAGCAGAAGAATTAGCAAAGGAAGAACCAGATAAAATTATCAATTATTTACAAGAAAAGATGGAATTTTCCGACTCTATAAGCCCTGCTTTTGTAGAGCACTTACTTAAACAGTTGAGGAGAATGGACACAGAAACAGGAGATGTAATTAGTTTTTTAGAAAAAAAACTAAAAGAGTTTAATACATCCATCCAGCAGCTGCTGCTAGAGGAACATAGAGAACAAGCTGCTAGAAAGATATCAATTGGTAATTCCATCATCAGTTTAAATACCATATCTACCATTGATTGGAATGATATTTTTGAATCCCTCAATGTTGTAGAGAAGACATTGAGGGATGATCCTTTAGGTATTTATGATAAAATGGATTTTGAATCTAGAGATTACTATAGAATTGAAATTGAAAGGCTATCTAATAAGTTAAATAGATCTGAAACGAAAATTGCTCAAGTTGCAGTAGATTTAGCCCAAAGGAAATGGGATGAAGGTCATAGGGATAAGTATGCCCATGTTGGCTTTTATATTATAGATGAAGGGGTTAAAGAATTATCTACTGTTTTAAAGGCTAAAGGATTTAAAAAATTTTCTAATCCATTGGGGGTTTATATCACTCCTATCATCTCATTGACTTTAGGCCTTTCCCTAATCTTTTTCCTTATAGCTAATTACTATTGGAATAACTTTAATTTGAGTTTACTATTTTCCCTTGTTCTATTAATACCAGTTAGTGATGTAGCAGTTCACTTAATTAATTATATTTTATTAAAAATTTATCACCCTAGAATTTTGCCGAGATTAGAATTTAAATCAGGCATAGGTAAAGAAAATGCTACCTTTATAATTGTCCCTACTTTATTTCCCAATATAGATAGGGTAAAAGAACTGGTTAGACAATTGGAGATCCATTATCAAGGGAATAAAGATCCTCACTTTTACTTTGCCCTTTTGGCCGACTTAAAGGATTCTAAAGAACAGAACTGTGAAAATGATCAAGGGATAATTAACTACGCAGTGGAAGAAATTAATAAATTGAATGAGAAATACGGGGAAGAGAGATTTTTTGTATATATAAGAAAAAGAGTTTATAGCCCTAATGAAGGAAAGTGGATGGGTTGGGAAAGAAAAAGGGGAGCAATTGAAGAATTTAACAATCTCTTATTGGGAAAAAATAACACTACTTTTAATGTGATAACTGGAATTCCAAAAGATGAGATAAAATATATCATAACTTTAGATGCAGATACTCAACTGCCAATTTCTACTGGGAAAAAACTGGTGGGAATAATAGCCCATCCATTAAACAAAGCTATTATTGGAGAAAACAATATTGTGAAAGAAGGTTATGGTATAATCCAGCCTAGAATAGGGATATCAGTGGAAAGTTCTAACAAAACCTTTTTTGCTAAGGTTTACGGAGGGCAAGGTGGTATTGACCCTTATACCACTGCCAGTTCTGATATTTATCAGGACTTGTTTTCCCATGGAATTTTTACAGGGAAAGGGATATATGACCTTAAGGTCTTTGCGGAAATATTACACAAAAACATTCCTGAAAATTCTGTATTAAGCCATGATTTACTGGAAGGATGTTACTTGAGAACAGGGTTAGCCACTGATGTAGAATTAATTGATGGTTATCCTACTAAATTTAGCTCATATATTATGCGGCTACACCGGTGGGTAAGGGGAGATTGGCAGCTAATTCCTTGGCTATTTAGTAAAGTAAGGGACAGGGAAAAAAAACTGGTAAAAAATCCTTTATTCTCCCTTTCTAAATGGAAAATTTTTGATAATCTCCGAAGAAGTTTGGTTCCAGTAAAATTGTTAATCTTCTTTATAATGACCTTTCTTTTAGTTGACAAAGGTCAAGGACTGCTAATTTCAATAGGGCTTTTTATTGCCATTTTTCCTGCTTTATTAAATACAGTAGAATATTTTCGAGTAGGGCATAACCAAAGGGGGTATGATGGTAAAACAAATGTCCGGAAGTTTTATGGGGTTTCAGCCCTTTGGTATCAAGTGATATTCAATTTCTGTTTTTTACCTTACCAAGGGTATATGTTATTAGATGCTATAATTAGAACTTTATTTAGGGTATGCTTTACCCAAAAAAATATGCTAGAATGGGTTACAGCAGCTGATCAGGAAAGAAGTTTACAAAATGATCTTAAAAGCTATTTTATAAGGATGAAGTCAGGGTTAATTATAACTTTAATTACCCTTGTTGGGGTTTTGCTCCTTATTCCACAAAATATGATTTATCTTTTACCTATAATTTTTCTATGGTCCATATCCCCTTATATAGCATATAAAATTAGTCAAGATATACTTGTTGAGGAAAGTAAAGCTAGTTTAACAGAGGAAGATATTGAACTGTTAAGGGAACTAGCCAGGAAAACTTGGAGCTATTATGAAGATTTCTCCAATGAAACTAATAACTACCTTCCCCCTGATAATTATCAGGTATATCCTCCTAAAGGATTAGCTAATAGAACTTCCCCTACCAATATTGGTTGCATGTTATTAGGGGTAATAATAGCTAAAGATTTTGGCTATCTTACTGTAAAAGAAACTTTACAAAGGTTAGGAAATACTTTAAAAACTGTGGGGAAACTGGAAACATGGCACGGACATCTATATAACTGGTATGATACTAATACCCTTGAAGTTCTTAAACCAGCCTATGTTTCCACTGTTGACAGTGGGAATTTCATCAGTAATTTAATAGTCCTTAAAGAAGCATTAGAGGAATTTGCTGATGAAGAAATCTTCTGTTATAACAAGCTGTTAGGTCTAAGGGATACCGCCCTTTTGGCAGAAGTTTTTGATGATACTAAAATGTTATTTACGTTGGGGGATACGGATATCAGGACTAAAGGGTTAGGTATCGATAAATATAAAGAGGTTTTAGAAGGATTAAAGGGAACAACTGAACAGGGATATTGGCAAAGGAAATATAATAAAATGCTCCAGGATTTTAGGGAAGAAGTAGAAGAATTGTATTTAAAATGTCAAGGAAATGAATTTGCCCAATTCCCTGAAATAGAAACATTTGTCAAGGAATTAAATTATAGCAATACCATTAACAAATTAAAGGGGATATATAAAAAATTACTCCAAAAGCTAAAAGATGAGGAGCTAGTTTCCAAAAAACTAATGGAACTAAAAGAAAAGCTAAAAGAAAAGCTGGATAAAATAGCTATTTTAGAAGGAAAGATAAACGAACTCCTTTCAATAATAGATACTATAATTGAAGGGACAGAGTTTGTCCACCTTTATGATCCTAAGAGAAACCTCTTTTCCATTGGTTATAATGTAGATGATGAGAGATTGACTAATTCATATTACGATTTACTGGCTTCAGAAGCTAGAACCACTAGTTATCTTGCCATTAGTAAAGGAGAAATACCAAAGAAACACTGGTTTAAATTAGGTAGGGGACTATCTATAGTTGATGGTTCTAGAAGTCTTGTTTCATGGACCGGTACCATGTTCGAGTATTTTATGCCTAATTTACTCTTGAAGAACTATAAAGATACCCTTTTAGATGAAACTTACAAAGGGGTAATATTAGCCCAAAAGAAATATGCTAATAAAAGGAATGTTCCCTGGGGTGTTTCTGAATCCGGTTACTATACCTTTGATTTGGCACTGAACTATCAGTACAAAGCCTTTGGTATTCCGGAATTGGGATTAAAAAGGGGATTGTCCAATGATACCGTTATCTCCCCTTATGCTTGTATTTTGGCAATTTCCTTCGATCCTAAAGGGGTTATAGAGAATATAAAAAAATTACAAAAAGAGGGACTGGGGGGGCAATATGGTTTGTATGAAGCCGTTGATTATACCCCAGCAAGATCATTAATCCACGGTAAAGATAAAAAAATTGTTAAAAGTTTTATGGCCCATCATCAAGGGATGATCCTCATGGCACTAGACAATTTCCTATATGGGAATATCCTGCAAAAACGCTTCCATAAAAATCCTATGATAAAGGCAGGAGAAACTTTGTTACAAGAAAAGATTCCAGTAAGGGCTGTTATTACTAAGGAACTTAAAGATGTTGAAGATTATCTTCCCACATATGTAACTAAAGGAGAAGAGTTAATCAGGGAGTATGACTCAATCACCCCATATCTTCCAAGCTGTCATATAATCACCAATGGAAGGTATTCAGTGATGTTAAATGAAAGGGGAGGGGGATATAGTAAATGTTTAGATAATAATATAACAAGATGGAGGGAAGATTCCCTTTTAGGTAAATACGGAACCTATGTGATCTTTAAAAAAGATGATAAGCTGTGGTCTGCGGCATATGAGCCATTAAGGGATGAAGGGGATAGTTATAAAGTTAAGTTCTATAATGATAAAGCCCTATATTATCGCCATGACGATAATATAACGACTAAAATGGAAGTTACTGTATCATCTGAAGATAATGTAGAGATTAGGAAAATCACCCTTTCTAACCACAATGTTACCGATGCAACCATTGAAGTTACAAGTTTTATGGAATTAGTTTTAGGGAACCATCTCGCCGATTTAGCTCACCCCGCTTTCAGTAATTTATTCCTGCGGACAGAAATGATCCCTGAATATGAATGTCTAGTTGCTTCTAGACGGCCTAGGGAAGAACATAAAGGTGAGGTTTGGGGTTTTCACACCATAGTGCTCAATGGTCAATGTATAGGAGGATTACAATATGAAACTATGCGGGGTAACTTTATTGGTAGAGGGAAAGACATTAAAAATGCCATCGCCTACCATAATCCATTAACTGATTCCACAGGTATAGTTTTAGACCCCTGTTTCAGTTTAAGGAAAAAAGTATATGTTCCATCGGGAGGATCGGTACAAGTTATTTTTATTACAGGAATTGGTGAAAGTAAAGGAGAAGTTTTGGATTTGGCGAAGAAGTATCGGGATTTCAATACAATAACCCGAAGTTTTGACCTTGCCTATACTAGAAGTCAAGTGGAAATGTCCTTTATGGATATTAAAAAAGAAGAATTGAAAATTTATCAAGATATGATTTCTTCTTTAATTTATTTAAGTCCTGTCAAAGAAAGATATGGGAAGATTATAAAAGAAAACAATAAAAATCAAACTGCCCTTTGGAGCTATGGAATTTCAGGGGATTTACCAATTGTCCTCTTAGTTGTTAAAAATCCAGAAGAGGCTTCTATTTTCCAAAGTCTTTTAAAGGCCCATGAATATTGGACATCTAAAGGATTAAAAGTGGATCTTGTAGTACTAAATGAAGAAGAGAATAGTTACTTACAACCGTTACAACAGATGTTAAATGATATGGTTTCTGCCAGTCATGGTAGACATTTACTAGATACCCCTGGTGGTGTCTTTATTAGAAAGGCTAAACAGATGGCTAAGGAAGATATTACTCTATTGTACAGCGTAGCCCGGATCATTATTCACGGTGATAAAGGGTCGTTAAGCCGCCAAATAGAATTTACTTATACCAGCCCAGAACTTAAAGAATTAGAGTTTTCATCAAAAAATATCAGCTATCTAAGTATAGATGAACCATTACAAACTCAATTTTATAATGGATATGGTGGTTTTTCTGCCGATGGGCTAGAATATATAATCCGCCTTAAAGAGGAAAAACAGACACCTGCACCATGGATTAACGTTATCGCCAATAAAAAATTTGGTTTTCTAGTATCGGAAAGCGGCTCAGGGTTTATTTGGGCAGAAAACAGTAGAGAAAACAAAATAACTCCTTGGTCTAATGACCCTGTATCTGATCCTTCAGAAGAAGTTATTTATATTCGGGATGATCAAACAGGAAAAATTTTCACTCCAACACCACTCCCTGTGAGAGAAAAGGAAAGCTATACTATCCGTCACGGCATCGGTTATACCACCTTTAGCCACAATAGCAATGGAATAAATCAAGAATTAACGGTTTTTGTATCTGAAAAAGACCCAGTAAAAATAAGTTTACTGAAGTTAAGAAATCTATCAGGGGAAAAGAGAAAACTTACTATAACCTATTACTTAAAACCAGTGTTAGGGGTAAGTGAACAAACTACTAAGAATTATATAATTACTGAGTTTTGTGAGAAAACTCAAAGTATGGTGGTAAAAAATCCATATAACATTGATTTCTCTAATGGCGTGGCTTTTATAACATCTTCAGAAAAAATAGAAAGTTATACTGGAGATCGCCGGGAATTTATTGGGTTGACTGGAGATATGTCAAATCCTTTAGCATTAAAATATCAAAGTTTGAGCAATAAAGTTGGAGCAGCCTTAGAACCCTGTGTAGCTTTACAAACTACCATTGAACTAAGGGCACTGTCTGAAACAGAATTGACTTTTATAATAGGGTATGATGTTAATGGACAATATCAGGACTTAGCAACTAAATATAAATCCATAGCCCAGTGTAAAAATACTTTAAAAGGAGTAACTAGATTCTGGCAAGGGTTGATAAGGAAAATACAAATCCAAACACCGGATAAATCAATGGATTTAATGTTAAATGGCTGGCTAGTGTATCAAACCCTTTCTTGTAGAATATGGGCTAGATCTGCCTTTTATCAATCGGGTGGGGCCTATGGTTTTAGGGACCAATTACAAGATGCCATGAACTTGGTATATAATTTACCAACAATTACTAGAGAGCAAATATTACTCCACTGTGCCCATCAGTTTGTAGAAGGAGATGTTCAGCACTGGTGGCATCCAGGGGCAGGAGATAAGGGAATAAGAACCCGCTTTTCCGATGATCTTTTATGGTTGCCTTTGGTTACCGCCGATTATGTGAAAAGAACAGGGGATTTTGAAATTCTCAAAGAAGAGGTTCATTTCCTAGAAGATGAACCATTAGGAAGGGAAGATGAACGGTATGGAATTCCTAGAATTTCCATGGAAAAAGCCTCTGTTTATGAACACTGTATTAGAGCTATAGAAAGATCCCTAAAATTTGGAGAGAGGGGTATCCCTTTGATGGGTTCTGGAGACTGGAATGATGGTATGAGTACAGTTGGTAATAAAGGGAAAGGGGAAAGTGTTTGGTTAGGATGGTTTCTGTACAAAATACTTCAAGACTTTAAGGAAATAACAGAATATATGGGAGAAGGGGAAAGGGGAGTTAGATATGAAAAAATTGCCGAAAAAATAGTCCAAAACATTGAAAAAAATGGATGGGATGGTCAATGGTATCTCCGGGCTTTTTATGATAATGGAAAACCATTAGGTTCTTCTCAAAATACTGAATGCATCATTGACTCCTTAGGACAGACTTGGTCGGTAATATCGGGAGGGGGTAAAAACCCAGAACGAATCCAAATGGCTATGGATTCCGTTGAAAGGTATTTGATCAAGAGGGATCAAGGTTTAATTCAACTTTTTACACCTCCCTTTGATAAAAGTGATCAACAGCCTGGATATATTAAAGGCTATGTACCTGGTGTTAGGGAAAATGGTGGGCAATACACCCATGCAGCTATTTGGGTTATTTTAGCCTATGCTCTAAAGGGAGATGGAGATAAAGCTTGGGAGCTGTTTAATTTAGTTAATCCCATAAATCATTCAAGGACACCTATAGAAGCATCCACATATAAAGTGGAACCTTATGTAATAGCAGCAGATGTCTACGCTGTAGCACCCCATATAGGTAGAGGTGGCTGGACTTGGTACACAGGGGCTGCTGGCTGGATGTACAGGGTAGGTCTTGAACATATTATTGGATTTAAGCTATCGGGGAATAAACTGACTATTGATCCTTGTATCCCTAAAGACTGGCAGCAATATACCATAGAATACAAGTATGGAGAAACATCATATAAAATTACTGTGAAAAATCCTGATAAATACAATAAAGGGGTTAAAGAGGTATTTTTAGATGGTAACCTGACCAACTTCCCCATTACTTTGGTAGATGATGGGTTAGAACACTCAATAGATTTAGTTATGGGAAAAGTTGAATAA
- a CDS encoding YczE/YyaS/YitT family protein, whose product MLKSNKNTLSKLPTLFFGFALCSLGITMMYKVRDLGLGPWDVLHTGIMNYLPLTFGQVSQLMGFVIILFSLFLGVAPGIGTVLNMIFIGIFIDFFNSIPLLFTPQTYIGKLLMLILGVWVLSIGIYFYLKCGLGAGPRDGLMLGLMKKTNLPVGKIKTFMEISVVIIGALLGGKVGIGTIIVALMLGYSLQVVFTLGKYQGNNIVHRTLKDEFLSLKNRNKGKINSNNFSV is encoded by the coding sequence ATGCTAAAATCTAATAAAAACACATTATCTAAACTTCCTACCCTCTTTTTCGGTTTTGCCCTTTGCAGTTTAGGAATAACAATGATGTATAAAGTAAGGGATCTAGGTTTAGGACCATGGGATGTATTACACACTGGTATTATGAATTATCTCCCTCTAACTTTTGGGCAAGTATCACAACTTATGGGCTTTGTCATTATTCTCTTTAGTTTATTTTTAGGAGTAGCTCCAGGTATAGGTACAGTTTTAAATATGATTTTTATAGGGATTTTTATTGACTTTTTCAATAGTATTCCTTTATTATTTACTCCCCAAACCTATATAGGTAAATTGCTAATGCTAATCCTTGGTGTTTGGGTTTTAAGTATTGGTATTTATTTTTATCTAAAATGTGGTCTTGGAGCTGGTCCTAGAGATGGTTTAATGTTAGGGCTTATGAAAAAGACAAATCTTCCTGTTGGCAAAATAAAAACCTTTATGGAAATTTCTGTAGTAATAATTGGAGCGTTGTTAGGAGGTAAAGTTGGAATTGGTACAATCATCGTAGCCCTTATGTTAGGTTACTCTTTACAAGTTGTCTTTACTTTAGGGAAGTATCAGGGAAATAATATTGTTCACAGAACCTTAAAGGACGAATTTTTATCCTTAAAAAATCGGAATAAAGGAAAAATAAATTCTAATAATTTTAGTGTATAA
- a CDS encoding sodium-dependent transporter, producing the protein MEKREQWGSRLGFIFAAAGSAIGLGNIWRFPTRVGENGGGAFVLIYLLIMFAIGIPVMISEFVVGRKGQKNIVGSFTSIKNTPLWYGVGFMGVLSGFLILSFYSVVAGWGVSYIFKFITGTFTGNVDTTEIFIGLITDPIQPLFWHLVFMGMTTYIVLKGIGGGIEKYSKLLMPALLGLLVLLAIRSLTLSGAWEGVVWYLKPDFSAITTETILASLGQVFFSLSLGMGAMITYGSYLSKKEDIPVNALLISLADLFIAVLAGFIIIPAVFAFGFEPGAGAGLVFMTLPAVFEAMPFGSIFGFLFFVLLTIAALTSAISFLEAVVAYFIDEVKWDRKKATLIIGTIIFLMGVPVSLSQGGITIANIDFLDLFDNITALVFLPLGGLMTVIFVGWVWGGKNALSEIEQEGVKFKLGNAWLFLVKYILPVVLFYILASGLYPVIKDYLPF; encoded by the coding sequence ATGGAAAAACGTGAACAGTGGGGTTCAAGGTTAGGGTTTATTTTCGCTGCAGCTGGTTCTGCCATTGGATTAGGTAACATTTGGCGTTTCCCGACAAGGGTAGGGGAAAACGGTGGGGGAGCTTTTGTACTAATTTATTTATTAATTATGTTTGCCATCGGTATCCCCGTTATGATCTCTGAATTTGTTGTAGGTAGAAAAGGTCAAAAAAATATTGTTGGCTCCTTTACTTCCATTAAAAACACTCCCCTTTGGTATGGCGTAGGATTTATGGGAGTGTTATCAGGATTTTTAATCCTAAGTTTTTACTCTGTAGTAGCAGGTTGGGGTGTAAGCTACATCTTTAAATTCATAACTGGAACTTTTACCGGTAATGTTGATACAACAGAAATATTTATCGGATTAATTACCGATCCTATTCAACCACTATTTTGGCATTTAGTATTTATGGGAATGACAACTTATATTGTATTAAAGGGAATTGGTGGAGGTATTGAAAAATACAGCAAACTCTTAATGCCAGCCCTTTTGGGACTTCTAGTACTCCTTGCAATAAGGTCCTTAACCTTAAGTGGAGCTTGGGAAGGTGTCGTCTGGTACTTAAAGCCAGATTTTAGTGCCATTACTACAGAAACCATTTTAGCTTCACTAGGGCAAGTATTCTTTAGCTTGAGTTTAGGTATGGGTGCAATGATCACTTATGGTAGTTACCTTTCTAAAAAAGAAGATATTCCTGTAAATGCCTTATTAATTTCCCTTGCCGATTTGTTTATAGCAGTATTAGCAGGTTTTATAATTATTCCAGCGGTATTTGCCTTCGGCTTTGAGCCTGGAGCCGGTGCTGGTCTTGTATTTATGACTTTACCTGCCGTTTTTGAGGCGATGCCATTTGGTAGTATTTTCGGTTTTTTATTCTTCGTTTTATTAACTATAGCTGCCCTAACTTCTGCAATTTCCTTCCTTGAAGCGGTAGTAGCTTACTTTATCGATGAAGTTAAATGGGATAGAAAAAAAGCAACTTTAATAATTGGAACTATCATTTTCTTAATGGGAGTTCCGGTATCTTTATCACAAGGTGGTATTACAATTGCTAATATTGATTTCTTAGATTTATTTGATAATATTACAGCCCTTGTCTTCTTACCCCTTGGTGGTTTAATGACTGTCATCTTTGTCGGTTGGGTTTGGGGTGGTAAAAATGCCCTTTCAGAGATCGAACAAGAAGGCGTTAAATTTAAACTGGGGAATGCATGGCTTTTCCTTGTAAAATATATACTTCCTGTAGTTTTATTCTATATTTTAGCAAGTGGTTTATATCCTGTGATCAAAGATTATTTACCATTTTAG